The following are from one region of the Chiloscyllium punctatum isolate Juve2018m chromosome 24, sChiPun1.3, whole genome shotgun sequence genome:
- the c24h19orf25 gene encoding UPF0449 protein C19orf25 homolog — translation MSAKSKKRVILPTRPEPPTIEQILEDVRSARPSDPVFALLAEGSEEFLIPVRAEVSLPDVETQYQQSKAYVELNKRLEVELKELALRSEELKKAGEQLDLSISEIKDKHFQNQANDKE, via the exons ATGTCAGCAAAAAGCAAGAAGCGTGTCATTCTGCCAACACGTCCCGAGCCTCCCACTATCGAGCAGATTCTGGAGGATGTTAGAAGTGCCAGACCATCTGATCCAGTATTCGCTTTATTAGCTGAAGGCTCTGAGG AATTTCTGATTCCGGTGAGAGCAGAAGTGTCACTGCCAGATGTGGAAACTCAGTACCAGCAAAGCAAAGCCTATGTCGAACTGAATAAACGTTTAGAAGTTGAACTTAAAGAATTGGCATTGCGATCTGAAGAGTTGAAGAAAGCAGGGGAACAACTTGATCTAAGTATTTCTGAAATTAAAGATAAGCATTTTCAAAACCAAGCAAATGATAAAGAATAG